Proteins encoded by one window of Gammaproteobacteria bacterium:
- the polX gene encoding DNA polymerase/3'-5' exonuclease PolX — MPVHNEDIAKIFEEMADLLEIEDANPFRVRAYRNAARTVRGLGQELREMLDSGEDLTRLPGIGRDLAGKIDEILSTGHARALDTLHREVPASLEGLLAIPGLGPKRVKALYQNLHISNPQQLADAARHGRLQKLPGFGAKIEQQILDAIAAHRSTEKRFLYHVAQQYAEPLLAYLKVVPGVKQVVLAGSYRRAKETVGDLDILVTAESDSPVMSRFAEYDEVQEIAAKGTTRASVFLRCGLQVDLRVVDEKSFGAALHYFTGSKAHNIQIRRMGQQRGIKLNEYGVFNLKQGDRINGDTEASVFKAVGLPFIPPELRQGQGEIEAAQAGLLPRLIGVDDLQGDLHVHSKDSDGNASIEEMALAAKQRGLKYIAITDHSASLTVAHGLDEKRLARQIETIDSLNKRIDGITILKGSEVDILEDGRLDFSDEILSRLDLVIGAVHSHFHLSRNQQTSRILRAMESKYFTILAHPSARLLEEREAMDVDMPRIIKAAQQRGCFIELNSQPRRLDLIDRYCRLAKQEGVLISINSDGHNPGNFDHLAGGINQARRGWLEKGDVLNTRSLPRLRKLLKATMG, encoded by the coding sequence ATGCCGGTGCACAACGAAGACATTGCGAAGATATTTGAGGAAATGGCGGATTTGCTGGAGATAGAGGATGCCAACCCGTTTCGGGTGCGTGCCTATCGTAATGCCGCTCGTACGGTGCGCGGGCTGGGGCAGGAACTGCGTGAGATGCTGGACAGTGGAGAAGATCTGACCCGCTTGCCGGGCATCGGCAGGGATCTGGCCGGCAAGATTGACGAGATTCTGAGTACCGGCCATGCCCGTGCCCTGGACACTCTACATCGTGAGGTGCCGGCGAGCCTCGAGGGTCTGCTCGCTATCCCGGGGCTGGGACCCAAACGCGTCAAGGCGCTGTATCAGAACCTGCACATCAGTAACCCCCAGCAACTGGCAGACGCCGCGCGCCACGGACGTCTGCAAAAGCTACCTGGTTTTGGCGCCAAAATAGAGCAGCAGATTCTGGATGCCATCGCCGCGCATCGCAGCACCGAGAAACGCTTTCTTTATCATGTCGCGCAGCAGTATGCCGAACCTTTGCTGGCCTATCTAAAAGTTGTTCCCGGTGTTAAGCAAGTTGTGCTGGCAGGCAGTTATCGTCGTGCCAAGGAAACGGTGGGGGATCTGGATATCCTGGTGACGGCCGAAAGCGACAGTCCGGTGATGAGCCGGTTTGCCGAATACGATGAGGTACAGGAGATCGCGGCAAAGGGCACCACTCGCGCCAGTGTCTTTTTGCGCTGCGGCCTGCAGGTCGATCTGCGGGTGGTTGACGAAAAAAGCTTCGGTGCCGCCTTGCATTACTTTACCGGCAGCAAGGCCCACAACATCCAGATCCGTCGCATGGGTCAGCAACGCGGTATCAAGCTCAACGAGTACGGTGTGTTTAACCTCAAACAGGGAGACCGTATCAATGGCGATACCGAGGCCTCCGTATTCAAGGCGGTGGGATTGCCCTTTATTCCCCCTGAACTGCGTCAGGGCCAGGGTGAAATAGAGGCCGCGCAGGCAGGGCTTTTGCCCCGGCTGATTGGCGTGGATGATTTGCAGGGTGATCTGCACGTGCACAGCAAGGACTCTGATGGTAATGCCAGCATCGAAGAGATGGCGTTGGCGGCGAAGCAGCGCGGCCTGAAATATATCGCGATTACCGATCACTCCGCATCGTTAACGGTCGCCCATGGCCTGGATGAAAAGCGTCTTGCCAGGCAGATTGAAACCATTGATAGCCTCAATAAACGTATTGACGGCATAACCATTCTGAAAGGCAGTGAGGTGGATATCCTGGAAGATGGCCGGCTGGATTTTTCAGACGAGATTCTTTCACGGCTGGATCTGGTCATCGGCGCGGTGCACAGTCACTTTCACCTGTCCCGCAATCAGCAGACCTCGCGGATTCTGCGCGCCATGGAATCAAAATATTTCACCATCCTGGCGCACCCCAGTGCCAGACTGCTTGAGGAGCGTGAGGCAATGGATGTGGATATGCCAAGGATTATCAAGGCGGCGCAGCAGCGGGGCTGTTTTATTGAACTGAATAGCCAGCCCCGGCGTTTGGACCTGATCGATCGCTATTGTCGGTTAGCCAAACAGGAGGGTGTGTTGATCAGCATCAATAGCGATGGTCATAACCCCGGCAATTTTGACCATTTAGCGGGCGGGATTAACCAGGCACGACGGGGTTGGTTGGAAAAAGGCGATGTCCTCAATACGCGTTCACTGCCCAGGTTACGGAAGTTGCTGAAAGCGACAATGGGTTGA
- a CDS encoding BCAM0308 family protein, giving the protein MTGSNRTTDFTRQGRHDRLIRELDHDPYHSKRKIKEPAVCPDCSAIYTKGRWSWGEAEPGPHEHQHLCPACQRIHDRVPAAYLTLRGDFLDAHRDEIMNLVHNYEQREKAEHPLKRIMNVEQKENETEITFTDAHLARGIGEAIHHAYEGDIDYQYTPEDIMLRVSWER; this is encoded by the coding sequence ATGACGGGATCAAACAGGACAACAGATTTTACCAGACAAGGTAGGCATGACCGACTTATTCGTGAACTGGATCATGATCCCTATCATTCCAAAAGAAAGATTAAGGAGCCGGCCGTTTGTCCGGACTGTAGCGCCATATACACCAAGGGTCGATGGTCCTGGGGCGAGGCCGAGCCCGGTCCCCATGAACACCAACACCTGTGTCCGGCCTGTCAGCGCATTCATGACAGAGTACCGGCGGCATATCTGACCTTGCGGGGGGATTTTCTCGATGCCCATCGGGATGAAATCATGAATCTTGTGCATAACTATGAGCAACGGGAAAAGGCGGAGCATCCGCTGAAACGAATCATGAATGTGGAACAGAAGGAGAATGAAACAGAGATCACCTTTACGGATGCCCATCTGGCACGCGGTATTGGTGAGGCGATTCATCACGCCTATGAAGGGGATATCGATTATCAGTACACCCCGGAAGACATTATGTTACGTGTGTCCTGGGAACGTTAA
- a CDS encoding methyltransferase domain-containing protein, with the protein MSDMTNIREEKLPWNSKLAFLRGFLQHPEQVGSVIPSSRFLEQRIVDVASIASAKTVVELGPGTGGTTQAILDALQDDAKFLALELNSAFVSLLDANPDRRLIVHHGSAENIEHILALYDIPRPDVVVSGIPFSTMPSRQAHRILQSIWSCLTPGGHFVAYQFRGRVADLGRELFGSPEVKVELLNVPPVRLYKWRKPGPDA; encoded by the coding sequence ATGTCTGATATGACGAATATTCGAGAAGAAAAACTTCCATGGAACAGTAAACTCGCCTTCCTGCGAGGCTTCCTTCAACACCCGGAACAGGTGGGTTCCGTAATACCCAGTTCCCGATTTCTGGAACAACGAATTGTTGATGTTGCATCAATCGCCAGTGCGAAGACCGTGGTTGAACTTGGTCCGGGTACCGGTGGCACCACGCAGGCCATTCTCGATGCGTTACAGGATGATGCCAAATTCCTTGCCCTGGAACTGAATTCAGCATTTGTATCACTGTTAGACGCCAATCCTGATCGGCGTCTCATTGTCCACCACGGTAGTGCAGAGAACATTGAACACATCCTGGCGCTGTACGATATTCCGCGCCCGGATGTGGTGGTCTCCGGCATCCCTTTTTCCACGATGCCGAGCCGTCAGGCGCACCGTATCCTCCAGAGTATCTGGTCATGCCTGACACCGGGCGGACATTTTGTTGCCTATCAGTTTCGGGGCCGAGTGGCTGATCTGGGGCGTGAGCTGTTCGGAAGTCCGGAAGTGAAAGTGGAATTGCTGAATGTTCCCCCAGTCAGGCTGTACAAATGGCGAAAACCGGGTCCGGATGCCTGA
- a CDS encoding low molecular weight protein-tyrosine-phosphatase, whose protein sequence is MKKIKVLFVCMGNICRSPTAEGVFAAQVKGKNLEHLIEVDSAGTHAYHIGQGPDERSRSAALKRGIDLSELRARRAVAADFDYFDYVLAMDRDNYQRLEAICPPASRYKLHLFMSFAPNLEHEEVPDPYYGGPMGFERVLDMIEHAAEGLLQEIQLRHLDSPG, encoded by the coding sequence ATGAAAAAAATTAAGGTCTTGTTTGTTTGCATGGGCAATATATGCCGTTCACCCACAGCAGAGGGCGTTTTTGCCGCACAGGTCAAAGGTAAAAATCTGGAGCATCTCATTGAGGTAGATTCGGCAGGCACGCATGCCTATCACATTGGTCAGGGACCGGATGAGCGTTCCAGAAGTGCGGCGTTAAAACGGGGCATCGACTTGTCTGAATTGCGGGCCCGACGTGCTGTCGCAGCGGACTTTGACTATTTTGATTATGTGTTGGCGATGGACCGGGATAACTATCAAAGGCTGGAGGCGATTTGTCCGCCGGCTTCCAGGTACAAGCTGCATCTGTTTATGAGTTTTGCCCCCAACCTTGAGCATGAAGAGGTACCGGACCCGTATTATGGCGGACCGATGGGCTTTGAGCGCGTGCTGGATATGATCGAGCACGCGGCCGAGGGGCTCTTGCAGGAGATTCAATTGCGGCATCTGGATAGCCCGGGTTAG